A region of Cucumis melo cultivar AY chromosome 2, USDA_Cmelo_AY_1.0, whole genome shotgun sequence DNA encodes the following proteins:
- the LOC127148268 gene encoding polygalacturonase-like, whose translation MALHKTLFILFLFLTLASASTFNVVDFGAKPNIGTDSSQAFEEAWASACRATTAVSIYVPKGRFYVKSIAFEGPCNNNDITIRIDGTLLAPSNYAVIANSGNWITFKRVDGVNVFGGVLDAQGFGLWACKNSKSSCPSGATSLEFSNSKNIMVSGLTSLNSQMFHIVINGCQNVKAQGLKISAAGNSPNTDGIHVALSSTVTILNSIIGTGDDCISIGPGTSNLWIENVACGPGHGISIGSLGREVQEDGVENVTVKSATFTNTQNGVRIKTWGKPSNGFARSVIFQDIVMVNVENPIIIDQNYCPDNKGCPGQDSGVKISDVTYRNIHGTSATQVAMKFDCSSKFPCNDITLEDVELSYKNEAAEASCSHAEGSAAGLVQPSSCL comes from the exons ATGGCTCTTCACAAAACCTTATTCattcttttcctcttcctcaCTTTGGCCTCGGCTTCCACCTTTAACGTAGTCGATTTCGGTGCAAAACCCAACATCGGAACCGACTCATCGCAGGCGTTCGAGGAAGCTTGGGCTAGTGCATGTCGTGCAACGACAGCCGTGTCCATTTATGTTCCAAAAGGGAGATTCTATGTGAAAAGTATAGCATTTGAAGGGCCTTGCAATAATAATGATATCACTATACGAATTGATGGGACGCTTTTGGCTCCATCAAACTATGCTGTGATTGCAAATTCAGGAAATTGGATCACTTTTAAACGTGTTGATGGTGTTAACGTGTTTGGTGGCGTTCTTGATGCCCAAGGATTTGGATTATGGGCTTGCAAGAATTCCAAAAGCTCTTGCCCCTCCGGAGCCACG TCGTTGGAATTTTCCAATTCAAAGAATATAATGGTTAGTGGCTTAACGTCACTAAATAGTCAAATGTTCCACATAGTAATCAATGGTTGTCAAAATGTGAAAGCACAAGGACTGAAGATATCAGCTGCTGGTAATAGCCCAAACACCGACGGCATTCACGTAGCATTATCCTCAACGGTTACTATCCTCAACTCTATAATTGGCACGGGCGACGATTGCATTTCAATAGGTCCTGGCACGTCGAACTTGTGGATTGAGAATGTTGCTTGTGGACCTGGACATGGAATCAG CATTGGGAGTTTAGGAAGAGAAGTGCAAGAAGATGGTGTTGAGAATGTAACAGTTAAATCTGCTACATTCACAAACACACAAAATGGGGTCAGAATTAAAACATGGGGAAAGCCGAGCAATGGATTTGCAAGAAGCGTTATCTTTCAAGACATTGTAATGGTCAATGTGGAAAATCCTATCATTATTGATCAAAATTATTGCCCCGACAACAAAGGTTGTCCTGGACAG gATTCTGGAGTTAAAATCAGCGATGTGACATATCGAAACATACACGGAACATCAGCGACGCAAGTTGCGATGAAATTCGATTGTAGCTCGAAATTTCCATGCAATGACATAACTTTGGAGGATGTGGAGTTGAGTTATAAGAATGAAGCAGCTGAAGCTTCATGTAGTCATGCTGAAGGAAGTGCTGCTGGTTTAGTTCAGCCATCAAGTTGTTTGTAG